In Kordiimonas pumila, a single genomic region encodes these proteins:
- a CDS encoding helix-turn-helix domain-containing protein, translating into MTENNRKGRMLTRPGATLKALRKKKGMTIADVSLKTGLPLSSISKLENDKIALTFDKLILVSEALDVDISELFAAPNDLMPRVDGATRRSITRASEGRAIETAQGNYLYLASELLYKKLAPIFGEVFQKDITKYGEFFSHPGEEFVYVLQGTLELHTEIYTPAKLEVGDSIYFDSSMRHAYIAVGDEPCRILSICTTTGSDGGNFFGNKTLQVDTAEAGKTKRRTKTSS; encoded by the coding sequence ATGACTGAAAACAATAGAAAAGGCCGCATGCTTACTAGGCCTGGCGCTACCCTCAAAGCGCTCAGAAAAAAAAAAGGCATGACAATTGCGGATGTCAGTCTGAAAACGGGCCTGCCTCTGTCCAGTATTTCCAAACTAGAAAATGACAAAATAGCATTGACCTTTGACAAGCTTATTCTTGTAAGTGAGGCCCTTGATGTGGATATTTCGGAGCTATTCGCGGCGCCAAATGATCTGATGCCACGCGTGGACGGCGCCACGCGCCGGAGTATTACTCGGGCGAGCGAGGGGCGTGCCATTGAAACCGCACAGGGCAATTATCTGTATCTGGCGAGTGAGTTACTGTATAAAAAGCTCGCGCCAATCTTTGGCGAAGTATTTCAAAAAGATATTACAAAATATGGTGAATTTTTCAGCCACCCGGGTGAGGAATTTGTTTATGTTCTTCAGGGAACGCTGGAGCTCCATACTGAAATCTATACACCCGCAAAACTTGAAGTGGGCGATTCAATTTATTTTGATAGCAGCATGCGCCACGCTTATATTGCCGTGGGTGATGAGCCGTGCCGTATCCTCTCCATTTGCACGACCACGGGTTCTGACGGGGGTAATTTTTTTGGCAACAAAACCCTGCAGGTAGATACGGCCGAAGCGGGCAAAACCAAGCGACGCACCAAAACGTCATCATAA
- a CDS encoding YkvI family membrane protein has protein sequence MKTESDWFRRIILPGLAFKAVVIGGGYATGRELVTFFLGSGPLGGLYGLVLAMLIWSCICAVTFSFAHQTNSYDYRSFFKKLLGPLWPLFEAAYFLALMVTLAVFAAAAGEIGSALFNWPTLLGALLLMGSITMFAMFGNDSVEHLFKYVSYFLYVTYAVFIVLSVSSFGHQIAMAFEGQPSTDGWALGGMTYAGYNVVGAVTILPIIRHMRSKKDAVQAGLIAGPLAMVPAILFFIAMVAFYPEIGNERLPSDFLLDRLNMPVFRYIFQAMIFAALLESGVGGVHAINERIAKSYHEKTTRDLSKFARLGITLTVLVLSIFVAGHFGLVALIAQGYSFLAYVFLAIFLAPLVTVGLWRVLHPEAD, from the coding sequence ATGAAAACAGAATCAGATTGGTTCCGGCGCATCATATTGCCGGGCCTTGCTTTTAAAGCCGTCGTTATTGGAGGGGGATATGCGACAGGCCGCGAGCTTGTAACATTCTTTCTTGGCAGTGGCCCTTTGGGTGGACTTTATGGTCTCGTGCTTGCCATGTTAATCTGGAGCTGTATCTGCGCGGTGACTTTTTCATTCGCGCACCAAACAAATAGTTATGATTATCGCTCGTTTTTTAAAAAGCTCCTTGGGCCCTTATGGCCCTTATTTGAGGCGGCATACTTTCTCGCTCTGATGGTCACGCTTGCTGTGTTTGCCGCTGCGGCAGGGGAAATTGGTAGCGCCTTATTTAATTGGCCGACCCTTTTGGGCGCGCTGCTGCTTATGGGCTCAATCACAATGTTTGCCATGTTTGGGAATGACTCGGTCGAGCATCTTTTCAAATATGTCTCATATTTTCTGTATGTGACGTATGCGGTTTTTATTGTGCTTTCGGTCAGCAGTTTCGGGCACCAGATTGCAATGGCTTTTGAGGGTCAGCCAAGCACAGACGGCTGGGCCTTGGGTGGCATGACATACGCCGGGTATAATGTTGTTGGCGCAGTAACAATATTGCCGATCATTCGGCATATGCGCAGTAAGAAGGACGCTGTACAAGCAGGGCTGATTGCAGGGCCGCTCGCTATGGTGCCCGCCATCCTGTTTTTTATTGCTATGGTCGCTTTCTATCCTGAAATCGGTAACGAACGGCTCCCTTCCGACTTTTTGCTGGACCGCCTGAATATGCCTGTATTTAGGTATATATTTCAGGCGATGATTTTTGCGGCTCTTCTTGAAAGTGGGGTTGGCGGCGTGCATGCAATTAACGAACGTATTGCTAAGTCGTATCATGAAAAAACGACCCGAGATCTTTCAAAGTTTGCACGCCTTGGCATAACGCTCACGGTCTTGGTTTTGTCCATTTTTGTTGCCGGACATTTTGGCTTGGTTGCCCTGATTGCTCAGGGTTACAGCTTCCTTGCTTATGTATTTTTGGCTATTTTCCTAGCGCCCCTCGTGACGGTTGGGCTTTGGCGGGTGCTTCATCCAGAGGCGGATTGA
- a CDS encoding indolepyruvate ferredoxin oxidoreductase family protein produces the protein MTEIFPISLNDKYRLEGDRALLNGCQALVRLPLLQRALDQRKGLNTAGYISGYRGSPLGGYDVELWKASAELEQNNIIFQPAVNEDLALTAVFGTQQLDFIPDKTVDGVFSFWYGKGPGVDRSGDAIKHANLHGTSSRGGVVLLYGDDHTGKSSTTAHQSDLTLASWGVPTLYPSSVDEILEMGLAAVAMSRYTGLLVGLKLVNETVETTSVLDLSLPEDPIVPDYPLPEDGVNIRQEVQALQQQDARITRSKLPMAQAFSHANNLDRITFGAESPRFLIATTGKAYTDVLEAISQLSIDEPTAKSLGIGVYKIALIFPLDPAGLAEASRAAEEIFFVEEKRAHAETQAKTLLFNQEKRPRITGKADAAGLPLLPADFGLDPITVAVAIAARLSAAMPDIEALHPGFKGRVIELRSLLASKNVKIPPAVRRPAFCPGCPHNTSTKVPAGSVGSTGIGCHGMVMFQPERSPMIMGHMGAEGANWIGLSNFTETKHIFQNLGDGTYNHSGSLAIRAAVQASTNITYKILYNDAVAMTGGQPVEGGLTVSQIVQQVQAEGVTSVTVLSENPDRFSKEPLPTGTTLRHRDDLDLVQKALRQQIGVSILIYDQVCAAEKRRRRKTGLFDDPDKRIYINSHVCEGCGDCSLQSNCLAIQPLETEIGRKRKIDQSACNKDFSCIKGFCPSFVALEGARIRKSAGKKNAADVTPPALRDLGNGFDMVLAGIGGTGVVTIGAILAMAARIEGLDAHVFDMTGLSQKGGAVFSHLRLRPKGGALVPARVGAGDADMILACDMVAAVHPEVLSTVSKKTLVVGNNNIAATANFQQNRDQSVSPTMLEENLSQAAGTKPFMIPANKIALDACGDTIFANIVALGVAWQSGKIPLSLASINEAIKLNGRSVEANQRAFNAGRGAFNAVVTDEPLPLALNEFIANRVNDLTAFWNEAYAERYASLMATVLSATEGAEGGDFRWAVARSAYKLMAYKDEYEVARLYTDKRFLADLNQQFDTIKSIKLHLSPPLLARINPATGHPRKIAVGGWILPVFRCLAKLRGLREGPFDIFSLSSERRLERALRDTYIRTIEALLPSLANEKPEDALDMARAPMNVRGFGHVKKPHAEALLIKLNEKLQSLQCPR, from the coding sequence ATGACAGAGATTTTCCCCATATCACTGAATGACAAATATCGCTTGGAAGGTGACCGTGCGTTACTGAACGGGTGCCAAGCCCTCGTTCGCTTACCCCTACTTCAGCGTGCGCTGGACCAGCGTAAAGGCCTCAATACAGCAGGTTACATTAGCGGCTACAGAGGGTCACCGCTTGGGGGATATGATGTTGAACTATGGAAAGCCTCCGCTGAGCTTGAACAGAACAATATCATTTTTCAACCCGCCGTGAATGAAGACCTTGCCCTTACTGCAGTGTTTGGGACCCAACAACTAGATTTCATTCCCGACAAAACTGTCGATGGCGTATTTTCCTTCTGGTACGGTAAAGGGCCGGGCGTTGATCGTTCCGGTGACGCTATCAAACACGCTAATTTGCACGGCACCTCTTCCCGTGGGGGCGTTGTTCTCTTGTACGGTGATGATCATACTGGAAAATCATCTACGACAGCGCACCAAAGCGATTTAACTTTAGCAAGCTGGGGCGTACCGACGCTGTATCCATCATCCGTCGATGAGATACTAGAAATGGGGTTAGCTGCGGTTGCCATGTCCCGCTATACCGGACTTCTGGTTGGCTTGAAGTTAGTTAATGAAACGGTTGAAACCACCTCTGTGCTGGATCTTTCCTTACCTGAAGACCCAATTGTACCAGATTATCCTTTGCCAGAAGACGGCGTAAATATCCGGCAGGAAGTTCAGGCATTGCAACAGCAAGATGCCCGGATTACCCGTTCCAAATTGCCCATGGCTCAGGCTTTTTCTCATGCAAATAACCTCGATCGCATCACTTTTGGGGCAGAGAGCCCCCGCTTCCTGATAGCGACAACAGGCAAGGCATACACAGATGTCCTCGAGGCGATCTCGCAACTGAGCATTGATGAGCCCACTGCCAAAAGTTTGGGCATTGGGGTTTACAAGATTGCCCTGATTTTCCCGTTGGACCCTGCGGGGCTGGCTGAAGCCTCCCGCGCGGCAGAGGAAATCTTCTTTGTCGAGGAGAAGCGGGCTCATGCAGAAACTCAGGCAAAAACGCTCTTATTCAATCAAGAAAAAAGACCCCGTATCACGGGCAAAGCAGATGCTGCTGGCCTTCCTTTGCTACCTGCAGACTTCGGCCTTGACCCTATCACTGTTGCTGTTGCCATTGCAGCACGTTTAAGCGCGGCCATGCCGGACATCGAAGCGCTACATCCTGGTTTTAAGGGCCGAGTTATCGAGCTCCGCTCGTTACTTGCTTCAAAAAATGTAAAAATTCCCCCAGCAGTAAGGCGCCCAGCTTTTTGCCCGGGCTGCCCGCACAATACATCCACCAAGGTGCCCGCGGGGTCCGTTGGATCAACTGGTATCGGATGCCACGGCATGGTTATGTTCCAACCTGAGCGCAGTCCTATGATAATGGGGCACATGGGGGCGGAAGGGGCCAACTGGATTGGCCTTTCGAACTTTACCGAAACCAAGCATATTTTCCAAAACTTAGGGGATGGTACCTATAATCATTCCGGATCATTAGCCATTCGGGCCGCAGTGCAGGCATCAACAAATATCACTTATAAAATTTTATATAATGATGCTGTCGCCATGACAGGGGGCCAGCCCGTTGAGGGCGGCCTAACCGTGTCACAGATTGTGCAACAGGTTCAGGCTGAAGGTGTTACCTCGGTAACTGTTTTATCTGAAAATCCTGACCGCTTCAGCAAGGAACCACTGCCCACAGGAACGACGCTCAGACATAGGGACGATCTGGATCTGGTGCAAAAGGCACTGCGCCAACAAATCGGCGTTAGCATTTTAATATATGATCAGGTCTGCGCTGCTGAAAAACGGCGACGACGCAAGACTGGCCTGTTTGATGACCCTGATAAACGAATTTATATCAATTCGCATGTCTGCGAAGGGTGCGGCGACTGTTCCTTGCAGTCTAACTGCTTGGCCATCCAGCCACTAGAAACCGAGATTGGCCGAAAAAGGAAAATTGACCAGTCCGCTTGCAACAAAGATTTCTCATGCATCAAGGGGTTTTGCCCGTCCTTTGTCGCCCTAGAGGGTGCCCGCATTCGCAAGTCTGCTGGCAAAAAAAATGCTGCCGACGTCACCCCCCCAGCACTTCGGGACTTAGGAAACGGTTTTGATATGGTTCTCGCCGGTATCGGCGGCACGGGCGTCGTAACCATTGGGGCAATTCTTGCTATGGCGGCTCGCATAGAGGGCCTTGATGCACATGTCTTTGACATGACAGGGCTAAGCCAAAAAGGCGGCGCTGTCTTTAGCCACCTACGGCTAAGGCCAAAAGGCGGCGCCCTAGTACCAGCCCGTGTGGGTGCGGGTGATGCGGACATGATCCTTGCGTGTGACATGGTCGCTGCCGTGCACCCAGAAGTTCTATCTACAGTTTCAAAGAAAACACTGGTTGTTGGGAATAACAATATAGCAGCAACAGCCAATTTTCAGCAAAATCGGGATCAAAGTGTCTCACCTACAATGCTTGAAGAAAACCTTTCTCAGGCGGCGGGTACAAAACCATTCATGATCCCTGCAAACAAAATCGCTCTAGATGCATGTGGCGATACAATTTTTGCAAATATTGTTGCCCTTGGGGTTGCTTGGCAGTCAGGAAAAATCCCGCTTTCCCTGGCATCAATCAATGAAGCAATCAAATTAAACGGCCGGTCAGTCGAAGCTAATCAAAGAGCATTCAATGCAGGACGAGGGGCCTTTAACGCAGTAGTAACCGATGAGCCGCTTCCCCTGGCACTGAATGAATTCATTGCCAACAGGGTTAATGATCTCACTGCCTTTTGGAATGAAGCCTATGCCGAGCGCTACGCCTCCTTAATGGCAACCGTCCTTAGCGCGACCGAGGGTGCCGAAGGTGGTGACTTTAGATGGGCAGTCGCCCGCTCAGCCTATAAATTAATGGCTTACAAAGACGAGTATGAAGTTGCGCGGCTATATACTGATAAGCGGTTTTTGGCTGATTTAAATCAACAGTTTGACACTATAAAAAGCATCAAGCTCCACCTTTCCCCGCCGCTCTTGGCCCGCATTAACCCAGCAACTGGGCACCCCCGCAAAATTGCTGTGGGCGGATGGATTTTACCTGTATTTCGATGTTTGGCAAAATTACGCGGCCTGCGTGAAGGGCCCTTTGATATTTTCTCGCTTTCAAGTGAACGACGCCTAGAGCGTGCGCTACGTGATACTTATATCCGTACGATCGAAGCCCTGTTGCCAAGCCTTGCAAACGAAAAACCGGAAGATGCACTTGATATGGCGCGCGCGCCAATGAATGTGAGAGGGTTTGGTCATGTGAAAAAGCCACATGCAGAAGCTCTCTTGATCAAGTTAAATGAAAAGCTCCAAAGCCTGCAATGCCCCCGCTAG
- a CDS encoding NAD(P)/FAD-dependent oxidoreductase, translated as MISEYDFVVIGGGIAGVSVAAQLSEKSSVRLLEMEDQPGYHSTGRSAALFIESYGNNMVRALTRASRKAFYNPPENFTAVQLVKPRQILITASPGKAELLDTFKETLEADDIVEYKSPEEAAALCPILKAEKFAGALLNSTPADIEVHELQQAYLRILKKNDGVISLQSHILDIQRDQGGWAITMPTNEVIRTSMVINAAGAWAGELGMKVGAFDIGLHPLKRSACLVNAPTGFDINAWPMVADVEEEFYIKPDAGMLLISPSDETLTKPCDAQPDELDIAIAIDRIEQVTTLQIRRIAHKWAGLRSFVADSSPVVGFDPIQPGFFWLAALGGFGVQTAPALSKVAASLAQGNPLDSELLDFGIDVASIAPGRTYQPLSDTPTIGVARL; from the coding sequence ATGATTTCTGAGTATGATTTTGTGGTTATCGGTGGTGGAATTGCCGGTGTTTCTGTTGCAGCACAGCTGTCTGAGAAAAGCTCAGTCAGGTTACTAGAGATGGAAGATCAACCCGGATACCATTCAACAGGGCGCTCTGCCGCTCTCTTTATTGAATCCTATGGCAACAACATGGTGCGGGCCCTGACAAGAGCCAGCCGTAAGGCTTTTTATAATCCACCGGAAAACTTTACTGCCGTTCAGTTGGTAAAACCGCGTCAAATTTTAATCACCGCCAGTCCGGGAAAAGCAGAATTATTAGACACGTTTAAAGAGACATTAGAAGCAGATGATATAGTCGAATATAAATCACCTGAAGAAGCCGCTGCTCTTTGCCCTATCCTAAAAGCTGAAAAATTTGCAGGGGCCCTCTTAAACAGCACACCTGCGGATATAGAAGTGCATGAACTGCAGCAAGCTTATCTGCGAATATTGAAAAAAAATGACGGGGTTATCTCACTGCAAAGCCACATTTTGGATATTCAGCGTGATCAAGGTGGATGGGCTATAACCATGCCCACCAATGAGGTTATCCGCACGAGCATGGTCATTAATGCGGCGGGTGCGTGGGCTGGCGAGCTTGGCATGAAGGTGGGCGCTTTTGATATTGGCCTTCACCCATTAAAGCGCAGTGCATGTCTTGTGAACGCCCCAACCGGGTTCGACATAAATGCATGGCCCATGGTAGCGGACGTAGAAGAAGAATTCTACATTAAGCCTGACGCAGGTATGTTGTTGATTTCACCTTCCGATGAAACCTTAACCAAACCATGTGATGCACAACCAGATGAATTAGATATTGCAATCGCTATTGATCGGATTGAGCAAGTAACCACCCTACAAATACGGCGGATCGCGCATAAATGGGCTGGTTTACGTTCATTTGTTGCTGATTCATCGCCAGTGGTTGGGTTTGACCCTATCCAGCCCGGCTTCTTTTGGCTGGCAGCACTTGGTGGCTTTGGGGTTCAAACAGCACCCGCACTCAGTAAAGTTGCCGCATCGCTTGCACAAGGTAACCCGCTTGATTCTGAACTGCTAGATTTTGGCATAGACGTAGCCTCAATCGCGCCCGGAAGGACGTATCAACCCTTATCAGACACCCCTACGATTGGTGTTGCTCGGTTATAA
- a CDS encoding DDE-type integrase/transposase/recombinase yields MELSRADFTYQKVIGWDWFYLSTVTDDYSRYIVCWKLCINISSKDAADTLQKIQGWIRLK; encoded by the coding sequence CTGGAACTATCACGGGCAGACTTTACTTACCAGAAGGTGATTGGGTGGGACTGGTTCTATCTATCGACTGTGACGGATGACTACAGTCGCTATATCGTTTGCTGGAAGCTTTGCATCAACATATCCTCAAAGGACGCTGCCGATACACTGCAGAAAATACAGGGCTGGATCAGGCTGAAGTAG
- a CDS encoding DUF6538 domain-containing protein, whose protein sequence is MAKPDRYLMLRGDRWYYKRRVPEKYRAYDERDIIKQSLGTDSREIARLRRDALEQADNDYWAAVAFNNDETASAEQLAQVRGVLDRKYQAACSRALAHGFIYSPAMQLVQTADVGELVDRVKVVTQASGIQPGRVHQAEADALLGGIDEPTLTVLEAFDLYCDTIAVGDLLNKSPKQKKSWKKSKQRAINYFVGLCGNKPILEITRSDAQAYYNWWAERLLPTDGQKPLKANTANRDLGNMRTLCREYFNYIGQETRDNPFRLLSFKNTSPTEVPPFEDDWVRSKILKRGALGDLNKEALYIVYTLIETGCRPSEVANLLPENIILDAEVPYLDIRPRAGVEIKTQSSTRKIPLVGVSLEAMKRAPHGFPRYRDKGDALSQLLMKEFRIHKLFPTDSHIIYSFRHSFEKRMLEAGLDYDFRCLMMGHKNTRPKYGDGGSMKFRQEQLLKIVHPYPKDIFG, encoded by the coding sequence ATGGCTAAGCCAGATAGGTATTTGATGCTTCGAGGTGACCGCTGGTACTATAAAAGAAGGGTGCCAGAGAAATACCGCGCTTATGATGAGCGGGATATCATCAAGCAGTCCTTAGGCACAGATTCGCGTGAGATTGCTCGCTTGCGAAGGGATGCCCTGGAGCAGGCGGACAATGATTATTGGGCCGCGGTGGCTTTTAATAACGATGAGACTGCGAGTGCCGAGCAGTTAGCACAGGTCAGAGGGGTGCTGGATCGGAAATATCAGGCGGCATGCTCGCGTGCCCTCGCACACGGGTTTATCTATAGCCCTGCTATGCAACTGGTTCAGACGGCTGATGTGGGTGAACTGGTGGACCGTGTGAAGGTGGTGACGCAGGCGAGTGGTATCCAGCCTGGTCGGGTCCATCAGGCGGAAGCGGATGCGCTCTTGGGCGGTATTGATGAACCTACGCTAACAGTGCTGGAGGCCTTTGATCTATACTGTGATACCATTGCTGTTGGTGATCTTCTGAACAAATCTCCCAAGCAGAAGAAAAGTTGGAAAAAAAGCAAGCAGCGAGCGATTAATTATTTTGTGGGTCTATGTGGTAACAAGCCAATTCTGGAAATTACTAGAAGTGATGCACAAGCCTATTATAATTGGTGGGCAGAAAGATTGCTACCCACAGACGGACAAAAGCCCTTAAAGGCGAACACAGCTAACCGTGATCTTGGGAATATGAGAACCCTGTGTCGGGAATATTTTAACTATATTGGCCAGGAAACACGGGACAACCCTTTCCGTCTTCTATCCTTCAAGAACACAAGCCCGACAGAGGTTCCCCCTTTTGAAGATGATTGGGTGCGCAGCAAAATACTTAAGCGTGGTGCACTTGGTGACCTCAATAAGGAAGCGCTTTATATTGTCTATACACTCATAGAGACAGGGTGCCGCCCTTCTGAGGTAGCAAACCTATTACCTGAAAATATTATCCTGGATGCAGAGGTCCCATACCTTGATATCCGTCCGCGTGCTGGTGTGGAGATCAAAACACAGTCCTCTACCCGTAAAATCCCGCTGGTGGGGGTTTCCCTTGAGGCCATGAAGCGGGCACCTCATGGCTTCCCCAGATACAGAGACAAGGGAGATGCCTTGTCACAGTTGCTTATGAAAGAGTTTCGTATCCATAAGCTCTTTCCGACAGATAGCCATATTATCTATTCCTTCAGGCATTCGTTTGAAAAGCGGATGCTGGAGGCGGGGTTAGATTATGACTTCCGGTGTTTGATGATGGGGCATAAGAACACGCGGCCCAAGTATGGTGATGGCGGCTCCATGAAGTTCAGGCAGGAGCAACTGTTGAAGATTGTTCACCCATATCCAAAGGATATTTTTGGTTGA